A region from the Zonotrichia leucophrys gambelii isolate GWCS_2022_RI chromosome Z, RI_Zleu_2.0, whole genome shotgun sequence genome encodes:
- the TMEM252 gene encoding transmembrane protein 252 — MRSTAERASKQTADRDKALCLLWRMPKGLTFIRLFMLLLSFSTICLGVLCMSMNSSMCRCGNNKLVFYCLLALGLCLLVTGIFWSTFHEVLKYRALGIFIRNPSHREPHVCTIDRPDFYPPSYEDSIDPEKLVSALSVASTIKQEEFINIPPPPYSESSVEFVSETNEQEQPPPYTLSLEQQQTAGQDPNPGRGLNSHIFMQEINCQQDTDFQMTSGRATPVKT; from the exons ATGAGAAGTACAGCAGAGAGAGCTAGCAAACAAACAGCAGACAGGGACAAAGCACTGTGTCTTCTGTGGAGGATGCCTAAAGGTCTTACTTTCATTCGTCTTTTTATGCTCTTACTCAGTTTCTCCACTATTTGCCTGGGAGTACTTTGCATGTCCATGAATTCCTCCATGTGCAGATGTGGGAACAACAAGCTAGTGTTTTATTGCCTGTTAGCTTTGGGGCTCTGTCTCCTAGTTACTGGCATTTTCTGGAGCACTTTCCATGAAGTCCTGAAATACAGGGCCCTTGGCATCTTCATTCGAAATCCCAGCCACAGAGAACCACATGTCTGCACCATAGACAG GCCTGACTTCTATCCTCCCTCTTATGAAGACAGCATAGATCCTGAAAAACTGGTCTCCGCACTGTCAGTTGCCTCCACAATAAAACAGGAAGAATTCATCAATATTCCTCCGCCTCCATACAGTGAAAGCAGTGTAGAGTTTGTCAGTGAAACAAATGAGCAGGAACAGCCACCACCATACACATTATCTCTGGAGCAACAGCAAACAGCTGGCCAAGACCCAAACCCCGGAAGGGGGTTAAATTCTCATATATTCATGCAAGAAATCAATTGCCAACAGGATACAGATTTCCAGATGACCTCAGGAAGAGCAACACCTGTCAAAACATGA